Proteins from a genomic interval of Anatilimnocola floriformis:
- a CDS encoding alpha/beta hydrolase family protein yields MTNDDRASFRWWFLPSWLGLDAPCVVTTWTWALSRSLGQSLLPEVAAAMFLVVWCIYLSDRLVDVARCRDWSRATGRLRFGRDYRWLFLVCLAVGAACLIDVLFWRGLPRDVWRRGVVVAFGMLLHILLFITPILPRKLPGKEFGVGIFFALGAFACLGATARSLPLLISIALVVAFNCLVIAARDADSDRLNDGGAASNWWPTLARDLAIGGVLLTITAVALAMFSVDQLFYIALATAFALLTLLHRAAQQFCGDAVRALADFALFTPLVIFGLTYGGLPMRILLLASAIFLFTVSFLCAAEKDELWKQLEPFTKPPAEFAGKLGDYRSPLLFADGSRVETKEVWQKRRAEILQQWHERLGPWPPLLEKPVLKKLETVEKDGYTQQHVNVQISADGKQADGYLLTPNGAGPFPAVFVPFYEPQTSIGEGKKGQGTHDYGLQLVKRGFVTLSIGTPGSFENIGVETRELLTQAGKEQRRQPLTLLAYVAANCHTALAQLPNVDPKRIGVIGLSYGGKWSMFASCLHEPFACAVWSDPGIVFNEKNSNVNYWEPWYLGYDPQTTRKPGVPSADNPRTGLYKRMADAHEDLVDLHALMAPRPVLVSGGTEDPPRNWQPLQHLIAVNQLLGAENRVAMTARKGHIPTTEALELELAFLEYWLK; encoded by the coding sequence GTGACGAACGACGACCGCGCAAGCTTTCGCTGGTGGTTCTTGCCGAGTTGGTTGGGGCTCGACGCGCCATGCGTGGTGACGACTTGGACCTGGGCGCTCAGCCGATCGCTGGGGCAATCGTTGCTCCCCGAAGTTGCTGCGGCGATGTTTTTGGTCGTCTGGTGTATCTACCTTTCCGACCGACTCGTCGACGTGGCCCGTTGTCGCGATTGGTCGCGCGCGACCGGCAGACTCCGCTTCGGGCGTGACTATCGCTGGCTCTTTTTAGTCTGTCTCGCCGTTGGCGCCGCGTGTCTAATCGATGTGCTGTTCTGGCGAGGACTTCCGCGCGATGTTTGGAGACGTGGGGTCGTCGTGGCGTTCGGAATGCTGCTCCACATACTCCTCTTCATTACTCCGATTCTCCCGCGCAAACTTCCCGGCAAGGAATTTGGTGTGGGGATATTCTTCGCGCTTGGCGCGTTTGCCTGCTTGGGAGCAACCGCGCGCTCATTGCCGTTGCTGATTTCAATTGCGCTTGTCGTGGCTTTTAATTGCCTGGTGATTGCTGCTCGCGATGCCGACAGCGATCGCTTGAATGACGGCGGCGCAGCGTCGAATTGGTGGCCGACGCTCGCGCGCGATTTGGCGATCGGAGGAGTACTTCTCACCATCACAGCCGTTGCGCTGGCGATGTTCTCTGTCGATCAGTTGTTTTACATCGCGCTCGCTACAGCATTTGCGCTCCTCACGCTCCTGCATCGTGCTGCGCAGCAGTTCTGTGGCGATGCGGTACGCGCTCTGGCCGATTTCGCACTTTTCACGCCGCTGGTTATATTCGGTCTCACCTACGGAGGACTTCCGATGCGCATTCTTCTCCTCGCCTCTGCCATCTTTCTGTTCACGGTGTCTTTCCTCTGCGCCGCAGAGAAGGACGAACTCTGGAAACAACTCGAGCCGTTTACCAAACCACCGGCTGAGTTCGCGGGGAAGCTTGGCGACTATCGTTCGCCGTTGCTGTTTGCTGATGGCTCGCGCGTGGAGACGAAAGAGGTCTGGCAAAAACGTCGCGCGGAGATTCTCCAGCAGTGGCACGAGCGACTCGGGCCGTGGCCGCCGCTGCTTGAGAAGCCGGTTCTCAAAAAACTAGAAACCGTTGAGAAAGATGGCTACACGCAGCAGCACGTAAACGTGCAAATCTCTGCCGACGGCAAACAGGCCGATGGGTATTTGCTCACACCGAACGGGGCCGGTCCGTTCCCCGCGGTGTTCGTACCTTTCTACGAACCGCAGACAAGCATCGGTGAAGGAAAGAAAGGGCAAGGTACGCACGACTACGGTTTGCAGCTCGTGAAGCGCGGTTTCGTCACGCTCTCAATCGGCACGCCGGGGAGTTTTGAAAACATCGGCGTCGAAACGCGCGAGCTACTCACCCAAGCCGGCAAAGAACAACGTCGGCAACCACTCACGTTGCTCGCCTACGTCGCAGCCAACTGTCACACCGCGCTCGCCCAACTGCCAAACGTCGACCCGAAACGAATCGGCGTGATCGGCCTTTCCTATGGCGGCAAGTGGTCGATGTTCGCCTCCTGCCTGCACGAACCCTTCGCCTGCGCGGTTTGGTCCGACCCGGGCATCGTCTTCAATGAGAAGAATTCGAACGTCAACTATTGGGAGCCTTGGTACCTCGGCTACGATCCGCAAACGACACGCAAACCGGGAGTTCCCTCGGCTGATAATCCACGCACGGGTTTATACAAGCGAATGGCAGACGCTCACGAAGATCTCGTCGATCTGCACGCCCTCATGGCGCCACGGCCTGTCCTCGTTTCCGGAGGAACGGAAGATCCGCCGCGCAACTGGCAACCATTGCAACATCTCATCGCGGTGAATCAACTCCTCGGCGCCGAAAACCGCGTGGCGATGACGGCGCGCAAGGGACATATTCCGACGACGGAAGCGCTGGAACTCGAGTTGGCGTTTCTGGAGTATTGGCTGAAGTAA
- a CDS encoding diacylglycerol kinase family protein → MNVSKFLRSFRIGATGFFHALHREQNMRLHLVAAIGVLAAAVYFQLATWEWAAVVGCVGTVIALECFNTALECLADRITREQDPLIGQAKDCSSAAVLVAAMTAAVIGGLIFVPKVLVRLGW, encoded by the coding sequence ATGAACGTCTCAAAATTTCTGCGGAGCTTTCGAATTGGCGCCACCGGATTCTTCCACGCGCTCCATCGCGAGCAGAACATGCGACTGCATCTGGTGGCCGCGATCGGCGTCCTTGCCGCTGCCGTTTATTTCCAGTTGGCAACTTGGGAATGGGCTGCCGTCGTCGGGTGCGTGGGAACTGTGATCGCGCTCGAGTGTTTCAATACTGCGCTCGAGTGCCTCGCCGATCGCATAACGCGCGAGCAGGATCCCCTCATTGGCCAAGCCAAGGATTGCAGTTCGGCTGCGGTGCTCGTGGCCGCCATGACTGCTGCGGTGATTGGTGGATTGATCTTTGTGCCGAAGGTGCTTGTGCGACTGGGGTGGTGA
- a CDS encoding Hcp family type VI secretion system effector, protein MAVDMFLKLEGIKGESKDDKHKDEIHIESFSWGVTQQGGFNVGGGGGAGKVNVHDISISKYLDKSSALLMSHVCTGKHIPSGLVTFRKAGDKPLEYLKIKLTDILVSSVQHSGSGHGDALSENLSLNFAKFEVEYYEQKPDGSGTKAGAMNYDIKANKGG, encoded by the coding sequence ATGGCCGTTGACATGTTTTTGAAGTTGGAAGGTATCAAGGGCGAATCGAAGGACGACAAGCACAAGGACGAAATCCACATCGAATCGTTCAGCTGGGGCGTGACTCAGCAGGGTGGTTTCAACGTCGGTGGTGGTGGTGGCGCCGGCAAGGTCAATGTCCACGACATCTCGATCTCGAAGTACCTCGACAAGTCGTCGGCCCTGCTGATGTCGCACGTCTGCACCGGCAAGCACATCCCCAGCGGCCTGGTCACCTTCCGCAAAGCGGGCGACAAGCCGCTCGAATACCTCAAGATCAAGCTGACCGACATTCTGGTCTCGAGCGTGCAACACAGCGGTTCGGGCCACGGCGACGCCCTCAGCGAAAACCTGAGCCTCAACTTTGCCAAGTTCGAAGTCGAATACTACGAACAAAAGCCAGACGGCAGCGGCACGAAGGCCGGTGCGATGAACTACGACATCAAGGCCAACAAGGGTGGCTAG
- a CDS encoding type VI secretion system accessory protein TagJ → MDAKQAFDAGDLQGAIDAQIQFVKANPADTRGRTFLFELYSFAGLWDKADKQLEVLAVQKAQAAWGVSVYQNIVAAEQSRIKVFRDAAKPETFIDPPAWFQLHLDAIAKLRLGEEAAAMQLLEQSAAQQTSVDGELNGQQVTGLKNADELLAPFLEVVVMKDYVWVPWEQVKSLSVMPPQLPRDLIWAAAKLTLTDGVQRSCYLPALYVNSSQSANNDAKLGRLTDWATTENGPVRGVGQELLVAGDADFGLLDVRMFTRA, encoded by the coding sequence ATGGATGCCAAACAAGCCTTCGACGCCGGTGATCTGCAAGGAGCGATCGATGCTCAAATTCAATTCGTGAAAGCCAACCCCGCCGATACGCGCGGCCGCACTTTCCTCTTCGAACTCTATTCCTTTGCCGGCCTGTGGGACAAAGCCGACAAGCAGCTCGAAGTGCTCGCCGTGCAAAAAGCCCAAGCCGCGTGGGGTGTTTCGGTTTATCAAAACATCGTCGCTGCCGAACAATCGCGGATCAAAGTCTTTCGCGATGCCGCCAAGCCCGAGACCTTCATCGATCCCCCGGCCTGGTTTCAGCTGCATCTCGATGCCATCGCCAAATTGCGATTGGGCGAAGAAGCCGCCGCCATGCAACTGCTCGAACAATCGGCCGCTCAGCAAACGAGCGTCGACGGCGAACTGAACGGCCAACAAGTCACCGGTCTGAAAAACGCGGATGAACTCCTCGCGCCGTTTCTCGAAGTGGTGGTGATGAAGGATTACGTCTGGGTCCCCTGGGAACAAGTCAAATCCCTTTCGGTCATGCCGCCGCAACTGCCGCGCGATTTGATCTGGGCTGCGGCGAAACTCACGCTCACCGACGGTGTGCAGCGGAGTTGCTACCTCCCCGCGCTCTATGTGAATTCAAGTCAGTCGGCCAACAACGATGCCAAGCTCGGCCGTTTGACCGATTGGGCCACGACCGAAAACGGCCCGGTCCGCGGCGTGGGGCAAGAATTGCTCGTCGCTGGCGATGCCGATTTTGGTTTGCTCGACGTGCGAATGTTCACGCGGGCGTAA
- a CDS encoding YkgJ family cysteine cluster protein translates to MVDATAQPRTQELATADIALRIGDHTLKTKVTVPTANVSLKSLLPMMQSISSTIVQIGEKNVEEKGLTISCQKGCGACCRQLVPIAPVETHGIRDLVDAMPEPRKTEILRRFADAKEKLTTAGMWQTLDERAEWPEDEVLKIGVDYFRLGVACPFLEDESCSIHLDRPMACREYLVTSPAANCANPTPEGVEWVPIPTKTWPVASKIEQQGPPQRYLPWVPLIQALDFAAEHEEGPERPGTEWVRDIFNGIARESTTPAKKQPAQ, encoded by the coding sequence ATGGTCGACGCAACGGCTCAACCGCGCACCCAAGAACTCGCCACCGCAGACATCGCGCTCCGCATAGGCGATCACACGCTCAAAACCAAAGTCACCGTTCCCACGGCGAACGTCAGTCTCAAAAGTCTGCTGCCAATGATGCAGTCGATCAGCAGCACCATCGTGCAGATCGGCGAAAAGAACGTCGAAGAAAAAGGTCTGACAATCTCGTGTCAAAAAGGTTGCGGCGCGTGCTGTCGCCAACTCGTGCCGATCGCGCCGGTCGAAACGCACGGCATTCGCGACCTGGTCGACGCCATGCCCGAGCCGCGCAAGACCGAAATCCTTCGCCGCTTTGCCGATGCCAAAGAAAAGCTGACCACGGCCGGCATGTGGCAAACGCTCGACGAGCGCGCCGAGTGGCCTGAAGACGAAGTCCTCAAAATCGGCGTCGACTATTTCCGCCTCGGCGTGGCTTGCCCGTTTCTGGAAGACGAATCCTGCTCAATCCATCTCGACCGCCCGATGGCCTGCCGCGAGTATCTTGTCACTTCGCCGGCTGCCAACTGTGCAAACCCGACTCCCGAAGGCGTCGAATGGGTCCCGATCCCCACCAAAACCTGGCCCGTCGCCTCCAAGATCGAACAACAAGGCCCGCCGCAGCGCTACCTTCCCTGGGTCCCTCTGATCCAAGCTCTCGACTTCGCCGCCGAACACGAAGAAGGCCCCGAACGTCCAGGAACTGAATGGGTGCGGGATATTTTCAATGGGATTGCGCGCGAGAGCACGACGCCGGCGAAGAAACAACCGGCTCAATAG
- a CDS encoding methyltransferase regulatory domain-containing protein — MNTSYEEVPYESKPHYPMHPDGLSTLGLLFGMQPAKASSCRVLELGCATGMNVICLAEALPNSEFVGMDLSPSQIAAGNRLVEQAGLKNVTLRAASITDVDDSWGKFDYILSHGVFSWVPEFVQEKTFAVCRQLLNPQGIAYISYNAYPGWHLRSIVRDLMRYYGNSFSDPKQRVEQARALLSFMAKSTPDASSPYSQLLAGEAEGLSHAPDSYLFHEHLEDVNQPLYFHQFVERAAKHHLQFMSEAWQHTVLDDLPEETQSALQGISQDLIQLEQFADFLTNRTFRRTLLVHHEVELDRAPKEAAIASLYVSALAEPKDAEPDVRSTEPITFQLEKGLSIKVNYPIVKAALARVYREWPRAIPFETLFAAALQDIADPAANVAEQRAILATLLLRGHLSHFVALHREPFNLQSRVTERPTANILARVLARQNHLLPTRRHKLVPLQPAERALLTLLDGSRTESELVEALLTQSSEPSAEARNAITGFVRQTLPQFARQGLLTQ, encoded by the coding sequence ATGAACACCTCCTACGAAGAAGTCCCCTACGAAAGCAAGCCGCACTATCCGATGCATCCGGATGGTTTGAGTACGCTCGGGCTTCTCTTCGGCATGCAGCCGGCGAAGGCGAGCAGCTGTCGCGTGCTGGAACTTGGCTGCGCGACGGGGATGAACGTGATTTGTCTCGCCGAAGCGCTGCCGAACAGCGAGTTCGTCGGTATGGATCTCTCGCCGTCGCAGATCGCGGCCGGCAATCGCCTGGTAGAGCAAGCCGGGCTGAAAAATGTGACACTCCGCGCGGCGAGCATTACTGATGTCGACGACTCCTGGGGAAAGTTCGACTACATCCTCTCGCACGGCGTGTTTTCCTGGGTGCCGGAGTTCGTGCAGGAGAAAACGTTCGCTGTCTGCCGTCAGTTGCTCAATCCGCAGGGCATCGCCTACATCAGTTACAACGCTTATCCCGGTTGGCATCTAAGGTCGATTGTTCGCGACCTGATGCGATACTACGGCAACTCTTTCAGCGATCCGAAGCAACGCGTCGAACAAGCCCGCGCGCTACTCAGCTTTATGGCCAAGAGCACGCCCGATGCCAGCAGCCCTTACTCGCAGCTTCTCGCCGGCGAAGCCGAGGGCCTGAGTCACGCCCCGGACAGCTACTTGTTTCACGAGCATCTCGAGGATGTGAACCAGCCGCTCTATTTTCATCAGTTCGTCGAGCGGGCGGCGAAGCACCATCTGCAGTTCATGAGCGAAGCCTGGCAGCACACGGTTCTCGACGATCTGCCGGAAGAGACGCAGAGTGCGTTGCAAGGTATTTCTCAGGATCTCATTCAGCTCGAGCAGTTCGCCGATTTTCTCACCAACCGCACCTTCCGCCGAACGCTGCTCGTGCACCACGAAGTTGAACTTGATCGCGCACCGAAAGAAGCGGCCATCGCTTCGCTTTATGTTTCGGCGCTCGCGGAACCCAAAGATGCCGAGCCCGATGTCCGCTCCACCGAGCCGATTACTTTTCAGCTCGAGAAGGGGCTGTCGATCAAAGTAAACTATCCGATCGTGAAAGCCGCGCTAGCTCGCGTCTATCGCGAGTGGCCTCGCGCGATTCCGTTTGAAACGCTCTTTGCGGCAGCGCTACAAGACATTGCCGATCCGGCCGCGAACGTCGCCGAGCAACGGGCGATTCTCGCGACGCTGCTCTTGCGGGGGCATCTGTCGCACTTCGTCGCGCTTCATCGCGAGCCATTCAATCTGCAATCGCGAGTTACCGAGCGGCCGACGGCAAACATCCTGGCACGAGTGCTCGCGCGGCAAAATCATCTGCTGCCAACGCGTCGACACAAACTCGTGCCGCTGCAACCCGCCGAGCGCGCACTCCTCACATTGCTCGATGGCAGCCGAACCGAAAGCGAGCTTGTCGAAGCATTGCTCACGCAATCGAGTGAACCGTCTGCCGAAGCGCGCAACGCGATCACCGGCTTCGTCCGCCAAACCCTGCCGCAATTCGCGCGGCAGGGTTTGCTGACTCAATAA
- a CDS encoding DUF1559 domain-containing protein, translating to MTSSRARQLGFTLVELLVVIAIIGVLVALLLPAVQAAREAARRAQCSNNFKQIGLAAHMYHDTYQILPYNGVPQAGSGATMQRGVSWFFRLLPFMEQQPAFNKAVFSGDWSYQDGPSPNTELMNTLRVNTLWCPSAPIPKTKLLRDVTVQTPHYVGIEGSYFQGGSATVASTATYVDYYGRTVYNGVIQIAEFPVGFQTVTDGTSNVMMASEQSDFQRDALGVKTDRRSSGHWGGAWSCGAGARNWTQNVTTIRYPIRGGYAAAGNTAPYESNIPLFSAHPGGVMCVLVDGSVRMVNQTVDFATLTAIADREDGNVVADF from the coding sequence ATGACGTCGTCGCGTGCCCGCCAATTGGGCTTTACTCTGGTCGAATTGCTCGTCGTGATCGCCATCATCGGTGTGCTGGTCGCGCTCTTGTTGCCCGCCGTGCAGGCCGCGCGCGAAGCCGCTCGTCGCGCGCAGTGCTCGAACAATTTCAAGCAGATCGGCCTGGCCGCTCACATGTATCACGACACGTACCAAATCCTGCCGTACAACGGCGTGCCGCAGGCGGGAAGCGGCGCTACGATGCAGCGCGGCGTCTCGTGGTTCTTTCGCCTGCTGCCCTTTATGGAGCAGCAGCCAGCCTTTAACAAAGCCGTGTTCTCGGGTGACTGGTCCTATCAGGACGGCCCTTCGCCGAACACCGAGCTGATGAACACGCTGCGCGTGAACACACTGTGGTGCCCGTCGGCGCCAATTCCAAAAACGAAATTGCTCCGCGATGTGACCGTGCAAACGCCGCACTATGTCGGCATCGAAGGCTCGTACTTTCAAGGCGGATCGGCCACGGTGGCTTCGACGGCAACCTACGTCGATTACTACGGCCGCACGGTTTACAACGGCGTGATTCAAATCGCCGAATTTCCTGTAGGCTTTCAAACTGTGACCGATGGGACGAGCAACGTGATGATGGCCAGCGAGCAAAGCGACTTTCAGCGCGATGCGCTCGGCGTTAAAACCGATCGCCGTTCGAGCGGTCACTGGGGCGGAGCGTGGAGCTGCGGCGCGGGCGCGCGAAACTGGACGCAAAACGTCACAACCATTCGCTACCCCATCCGCGGCGGTTATGCGGCGGCCGGCAACACAGCCCCCTATGAATCGAACATTCCGCTCTTCTCGGCCCATCCAGGCGGCGTGATGTGCGTCCTCGTTGATGGCTCGGTGCGAATGGTCAATCAAACCGTCGACTTTGCCACTCTTACTGCCATTGCTGATCGGGAAGATGGCAATGTGGTGGCGGATTTTTAG
- a CDS encoding carboxypeptidase regulatory-like domain-containing protein: MNLAHRLLFASVAAVATIFSGCSGSNIPDLAQVNGVVTLNGMPYPNAQVTFTPAQGRPSEGVTDAEGKFELVYLPQVKGAQLGDHTVAITTRYQAPENPGTERPFVEPLPPQYNVQSKLTAAVNSGVNVVDFPLTTR, translated from the coding sequence GTGAACCTTGCTCACCGGTTGTTATTCGCTTCGGTCGCGGCAGTCGCGACCATCTTCAGCGGCTGTTCTGGCTCGAATATCCCCGACCTCGCGCAGGTCAACGGCGTGGTCACGCTCAACGGCATGCCCTATCCGAACGCGCAGGTTACCTTCACGCCCGCGCAAGGTCGTCCTTCCGAAGGTGTGACCGATGCCGAAGGAAAATTCGAACTCGTGTATCTGCCGCAAGTGAAAGGCGCGCAGTTAGGCGATCACACAGTAGCCATCACCACCCGCTATCAAGCGCCGGAGAATCCCGGCACCGAAAGACCATTTGTCGAACCATTGCCTCCGCAATACAACGTGCAATCGAAACTAACCGCCGCGGTGAATTCCGGCGTGAATGTCGTCGATTTTCCGCTCACCACCCGCTAG
- a CDS encoding MBL fold metallo-hydrolase RNA specificity domain-containing protein produces the protein MKLHFLGANRQVTGSRYCLETEGRELLIDCGLFQERQFQDRNWDPCPIPAERVDAMLLTHVHIDHSGLIPRFVREGFAGPIHCTRPTAALVEIMLRDAAKIQTEDADYKKKRHARENRRGRFAPEPLYVDEDVDRCVPLFREVHYNQPQQIFPNVRAIFHDAGHILGSAMITLEVTENGQMKRLVFSGDIGQWNKPIIQDPTLLVQADYLVMETTYGDRLHPDAGDVESQLADVINTTIGRGGKVIIPTFALERAQELMYHFARLVRANRIPNIKVFMDSPMAVDVTAVFERFREYYDDEMRALITGPEPPLRFPGLTMVRSTAESKKINEVREPCVIMASAGMCNAGRIKHHLRQNISNPANTILFVGHQSYGTLGHHILSGAPFARIHGQDFRVAAKIAQVYGLSGHADRNGLLKWLTHFEPKPKRVFFTHGEEAVALAFAEHAEKQLGHHTYVPHYQEAVELT, from the coding sequence ATGAAACTCCACTTCCTCGGAGCCAATCGCCAGGTCACGGGCAGTCGTTATTGTCTGGAGACCGAGGGGCGAGAGCTGTTGATCGATTGCGGGCTCTTTCAGGAGCGGCAGTTTCAAGATCGCAATTGGGACCCGTGTCCGATTCCTGCCGAGCGGGTCGATGCGATGTTGCTGACGCACGTGCACATCGATCACAGCGGTTTGATTCCGCGCTTTGTGCGCGAGGGCTTTGCCGGGCCGATCCACTGCACGCGTCCGACGGCTGCACTCGTCGAAATCATGCTCCGCGATGCGGCGAAAATTCAAACCGAAGATGCCGACTACAAAAAGAAGCGGCACGCCCGCGAAAACCGACGCGGCCGGTTTGCGCCGGAGCCGTTGTATGTCGATGAAGACGTCGATCGCTGCGTGCCGTTGTTTCGCGAGGTGCATTACAACCAGCCGCAGCAGATCTTTCCCAACGTGCGCGCGATCTTTCACGACGCGGGGCACATTCTCGGCTCGGCGATGATTACGCTCGAAGTGACCGAGAACGGCCAGATGAAGCGGCTCGTTTTCTCGGGCGACATCGGCCAGTGGAACAAGCCGATCATTCAAGATCCCACGCTCCTCGTACAAGCCGATTACCTGGTGATGGAAACCACCTACGGCGATCGGTTGCATCCGGATGCCGGCGATGTTGAATCGCAACTCGCCGACGTGATCAACACCACGATCGGGCGCGGCGGCAAGGTGATCATCCCCACGTTTGCTCTCGAGCGCGCTCAAGAGCTGATGTATCACTTCGCGCGACTCGTCCGCGCGAACCGCATTCCGAACATCAAGGTCTTCATGGACAGCCCGATGGCCGTCGATGTGACGGCCGTCTTCGAGCGGTTCCGCGAGTACTACGACGACGAGATGCGGGCCCTCATCACCGGCCCCGAGCCGCCGCTCCGTTTTCCCGGGCTCACCATGGTACGCTCAACGGCAGAGTCGAAAAAGATCAACGAAGTGCGCGAGCCCTGCGTCATCATGGCAAGCGCCGGCATGTGCAACGCCGGCCGGATCAAGCATCACCTCCGGCAAAACATCAGCAATCCAGCCAACACGATTCTCTTCGTCGGCCATCAGTCGTATGGCACGCTGGGCCATCACATTTTGAGCGGCGCACCGTTTGCGCGGATCCACGGCCAGGACTTTCGTGTCGCCGCCAAGATTGCACAGGTCTACGGCCTCTCCGGCCACGCCGATCGCAACGGCTTGCTGAAGTGGCTGACGCACTTCGAGCCGAAGCCCAAACGCGTCTTCTTCACGCACGGCGAAGAAGCCGTCGCGCTGGCCTTTGCGGAACACGCCGAAAAGCAGCTCGGTCATCACACTTACGTGCCGCACTATCAGGAAGCAGTGGAGCTGACGTAA
- a CDS encoding O-antigen polymerase: MSTGPSISAKPTPLGQLWWLNPSWVFGMGTVGTFFLALMLSNKAYDLYESPKYLKFEHVWIPLTAWLALEIGRRIGSSWQRGRGDTGEGIIEDVNWWFFATFSLTLAACSLLVLNGLRNGLSLGVIKENLLSAPEDVSKELVGEVVVYIPGVTTATQFGIICVLLGLWLDHYGRKYVRKYIAVIVGLAVMRALLFHERLALIEVMLPMGLMILRFAWLSRPLSPNMKLLFRVGPVVGLISMMLFFGTFEYFRSWKHYRNQFDSIAEFTVWRLGGYYSTSVNNGALGWERQGQRPLPFATLNALWEFPLVEKSPYSYEELTGLNPPKSHELMLKQYGNYEYNSLGGLFEPLRDWGVIGSIFWWVGFGAVLGWAHRGYLEGSLIGLLLYPICFTSLLEMPRFIYLSHPRALAALLVIVWLGWRLLMKARRERRLEPQFSNVPATFPEARG, encoded by the coding sequence ATGTCCACTGGCCCATCCATATCCGCCAAGCCCACACCGCTGGGGCAATTGTGGTGGCTCAACCCTTCGTGGGTGTTTGGGATGGGAACGGTCGGCACGTTCTTTCTCGCACTCATGCTGTCGAATAAGGCGTACGACCTTTACGAGTCGCCGAAGTATTTGAAGTTTGAGCATGTCTGGATCCCGCTCACGGCCTGGCTGGCGCTGGAGATCGGCCGGCGGATCGGCAGCAGTTGGCAACGGGGACGCGGCGACACCGGTGAGGGGATCATCGAAGATGTGAACTGGTGGTTCTTTGCGACGTTCAGCTTGACGCTGGCGGCCTGTTCGCTGCTCGTGCTGAACGGCTTGCGGAATGGCTTGTCGCTGGGGGTGATCAAAGAGAACCTGCTTTCAGCACCTGAAGATGTGTCGAAGGAACTCGTCGGCGAAGTGGTGGTCTACATTCCCGGCGTGACGACGGCCACGCAGTTCGGCATCATTTGCGTGCTGCTCGGACTGTGGCTCGATCACTATGGCCGAAAGTATGTGCGCAAATACATTGCCGTGATCGTCGGCTTGGCCGTCATGCGGGCACTACTATTTCATGAACGCTTGGCGCTGATCGAAGTCATGCTGCCGATGGGGCTGATGATTTTGCGATTTGCCTGGCTGTCGCGCCCGCTCAGTCCGAATATGAAACTATTGTTTCGCGTCGGCCCCGTCGTGGGGCTGATTTCGATGATGCTGTTCTTCGGCACGTTCGAATACTTCCGCAGTTGGAAGCATTATCGAAATCAGTTCGACTCAATCGCGGAGTTCACGGTCTGGCGGCTCGGCGGCTATTACAGCACGAGCGTGAACAACGGCGCACTCGGCTGGGAACGGCAGGGACAACGGCCGTTGCCGTTTGCGACTCTCAATGCCCTGTGGGAATTTCCGCTCGTTGAAAAATCGCCCTACTCGTACGAAGAGCTGACTGGGCTCAACCCACCGAAGTCGCACGAGCTGATGCTGAAGCAGTATGGCAACTACGAATACAACAGCCTGGGTGGCCTGTTTGAACCACTGCGAGATTGGGGCGTGATCGGCTCGATTTTCTGGTGGGTCGGATTCGGCGCCGTGCTCGGCTGGGCTCATCGTGGTTACTTAGAAGGTTCGCTCATCGGCCTGCTGCTGTATCCGATTTGCTTCACGAGTTTGCTCGAGATGCCGCGGTTCATTTACTTGTCGCATCCCCGCGCGCTGGCCGCGCTGCTGGTCATCGTTTGGCTCGGTTGGCGGTTGCTGATGAAGGCCCGTCGCGAGCGCCGATTGGAACCGCAATTCTCAAATGTTCCGGCCACTTTCCCCGAAGCGCGAGGTTAA